The Streptomyces taklimakanensis nucleotide sequence TCACCCGGAACTTCGTGGTGCAGGGCAGCGGGGCGGACTGGATGCTGCTGGTCCTGGCGGCGCTGCGCCGGGCCCTGGTCGGGACGCGGGCGGAGTTGGTGTTCTTCCAGCACGACGAGGTGATCGTGCACTGTCCGAAGGAGGAGGCGGAGGCGGTGGTCGAGGCGGTCCGCGCGGCGGGCGAGCTCGCGGGGCGCACCGTCTTCGGCGCGACGCCGGTGCGCTTCCCGTTCACCACGGCCGTGGTGGAGTGCTACGCGGACGCGAGGTAGGGGCGGGGTCAGCCCCGCTCCGGGGCGAGGAAGGCGCGCAGCGCCCCCGCCAGTTGCTCGGGGGCCTCCTCGGCCATGTGGTGGCCGCTGTCGATCGTGCCGCAGGTGACGTCGTCCGCCCAGGCGCGCCAGATGCCGGGGATGTCCGGGTAGAGGTCGCCGAGGTCGTCGTGTTCGGACCACAGCACCAGCGTCGGGCAGGCGATGCGGCGCCCCGCGGCCCGGTCGGCCTCGTCGTTCCGTCGGTCCACGGTCAGGCCGGCCCGGTAGTCCTCCAGCATGGCGCGTACGGTGGCCGGGTCGTGGACGGCCCGCTGGTAGTCCTCCCACGCCTCGGCGCCCATCGCCTCCTTCGATCCGCCGTACCAGGCGGCGGGATCGGCGAGGATGGCGCGTTCGGGCTTGTCGGGGACGGCGAAGAAGAACCAGTGGTACCAGGCGCGCGCGAAGCGCTCGTCGCAGCGGGCCAGGTGTTCGGCGATGGGGACGCAGTCGCCCACCGCGAGCCGGGTCACGGCCCCGGGCGCGTCCAGGGCGAGCCGGTAGGCGACACAGGAGCCGCGGTCGTGGCCGAAGACGGCGAAGCGGTCGTGTCCCAGGTGCCGCATCAGCGCCAGGCAGTCGCGGGCCATGGCGCGCTTGGCGTACGGCGCGTGGTCGGCGGTGGTGGGCGGCTTGGAGGAGCGCCCGTAGCCGCGCAGGTCGGGGCAGACGACGGTGTGGTCCGCCGCGAGCAGGGGCGCGACGCGGTGCCAGGTGGCGTGGGTCCGGGGGTGGCCGTGGAGCAGCAGCACGGGCGGGCCGGAGCCGCCGTGCCGCACCCGCAGGGTCGCCTCCCCCGTGTCGATGTGCTCCAGCGCGAATCCGTCGAACACGCCCGACTCCTCCGCCCTTCCCGGCCATGCCGCTCGTGCCGCCCCTCCTGGCTCTGCGGCTTCCCCCGGACCGCCCGTCCATCCCCGCCGGACACCCGACCGTTCGGGGCGCCCCGCGCGGGCCCGCGTGGTTCAGGTGTCCTTCGGGTCGAGTGCGTCCAAGACCGCCTGCGCGGTCTGCTGCGGATCACGGCCACCGGTATCGACGACCACACGCGCCACCTCCTCGTACAACGGACGACGCCGCTCCATCAACATGCGCCACTGCTGCCGAGGATTGACCGCCAACAAAGGCCGCGGAGCATCCAACCCGACCCGCCGGACCGCGTCCGCGAGCGGCACGTCCAAGAACACCACCGGCAACCCGGCCAGCAGCCCGCGGGTGTCCGGATCCATCACGGCGCCACCACCGAGCGAGACCACCCCGTCATGCCCGGTCAAAGCCGCACGCACGACCCGCCGCTCCACCTCCCGGAACCACTCCTCACCCTCCTGGACGAAGATCTCCGCAACA carries:
- a CDS encoding alpha/beta fold hydrolase; this encodes MFDGFALEHIDTGEATLRVRHGGSGPPVLLLHGHPRTHATWHRVAPLLAADHTVVCPDLRGYGRSSKPPTTADHAPYAKRAMARDCLALMRHLGHDRFAVFGHDRGSCVAYRLALDAPGAVTRLAVGDCVPIAEHLARCDERFARAWYHWFFFAVPDKPERAILADPAAWYGGSKEAMGAEAWEDYQRAVHDPATVRAMLEDYRAGLTVDRRNDEADRAAGRRIACPTLVLWSEHDDLGDLYPDIPGIWRAWADDVTCGTIDSGHHMAEEAPEQLAGALRAFLAPERG
- a CDS encoding shikimate kinase — its product is MRAGSGPVVVLVGPPGAGKSTVGALVARRLGVGLRDTDADIEAAVGRPVAEIFVQEGEEWFREVERRVVRAALTGHDGVVSLGGGAVMDPDTRGLLAGLPVVFLDVPLADAVRRVGLDAPRPLLAVNPRQQWRMLMERRRPLYEEVARVVVDTGGRDPQQTAQAVLDALDPKDT